From one Nilaparvata lugens isolate BPH chromosome 2, ASM1435652v1, whole genome shotgun sequence genomic stretch:
- the LOC120349754 gene encoding PTS system sucrose-specific EIIBC component-like: MNFFGLDIAMIGYQGTVFPVLLTVWFMSVLEKRLRKVIPNALDLILTPFLTVVISGFVALLFIGAGRALGDGILRAQHADCPCGVVRRAAVRRPLFRYRHHRHSPQFPCGRGRAARQPHIGVNFLLPIWSMANIAQGGACLACISKPATPNQSHRGAFGLFRHARHHRAALFGINLRS, encoded by the coding sequence ATGAACTTCTTCGGTCTGGACATCGCCATGATCGGCTATCAGGGCACCGTGTTCCCGGTGCTGCTGACGGTGTGGTTCATGAGCGTGCTGGAAAAGCGGCTGCGCAAGGTGATCCCCAACGCGCTCGATCTGATCCTGACGCCGTTCCTGACGGTGGTCATCTCAGGTTTTGTCGCCCTGCTGTTTATCGGCGCCGGCCGGGCGCTGGGCGACGGCATCCTTCGTGCTCAGCACGCTGATTGCCCATGCGGGGTGGTTCGCCGGGCTGCTGTTCGGCGGCCTCTATTCCGCTATCGTCATCACCGGCATTCACCACAGTTTCCATGCGGTAGAGGCCGGGCTGCTCGGCAACCCCATATCGGCGTCAACTTCCTGCTGCCGATCTGGTCGATGGCCAACATCGCTCAGGGCGGCGCCTGCCTGGCGTGTATTTCAAAACCCGCGACGCCAAATCAAAGCCATCGCGGTGCCTTCGGCCTTTTCCGCCATGCTCGGCATCACCGAGCGGCGCTGTTCGGTATCAACCTGCGCTCGTGA
- the LOC120349755 gene encoding LOW QUALITY PROTEIN: sucrose-6-phosphate hydrolase-like (The sequence of the model RefSeq protein was modified relative to this genomic sequence to represent the inferred CDS: inserted 1 base in 1 codon; deleted 4 bases in 3 codons) produces MMEELSLIKQALRAVMNGQPLAQRDPHRPAWHLAPSVGLLNDPNGFIQHNGVYHLFYQWNPLGCDHRNKCWGHWQSIDLVHWEHQPLALAPGACYDSHGCYSGSAVVAEDKITLIYTGREIPDGSRTAYQCLAQASDRGEYRKLGPVLPLPEGYSGHVRDPKVWRHQDAWYMVLGARDLQDRGKVLLLRSSDLRDWQALGEIAGSGLNPGRIRYMWECPDLFSLDGGDVLICCPQGXAPQPERYLNRYQAGYLLGKLDYRQAAFSPREFHELDAGFEFYAPQTTLAEDGRRLLFAWMGVPEQDEEAHPTAPLWLDPYHDLPTRAVAAAWPPPPAPGRVQRRLWRRDDAELGRRAAAADARFPGRRPAGAPLLAQPVTHLQLLFDRSSVEIFINHGEAVMSARYFRQVNRNCG; encoded by the exons ATGATGGAAGAACTCAGCTTAATCAAACAGGCACTGCGGGCGGTCATGAACGGCCAGCCACTCGCGCAGCGCGATCCGCACCGCCCGGCCTGGCATCTGGCGCCCAGCGTTGGCTTGCTGAACGATCCCAACGGCTTTATCCAGCACAACGGCGTTTATCACCTGTTCTATCAGTGGAATCCGCTGGGCTGCGATCATCGCAACAAGTGCTGGGGACACTGGCAGTCGATCGATTTAGTGCATTGGGAACATCAGCCGCTCGCCCTGGCACCGGGCGCCTGTTACGACAGCCACGGCTGTTACTCCGGCTCGGCGGTAGTGGCGGAAGACAAAATCACGCTGATCTATACCGGC CGTGAAATCCCCGACGGCTCACGCACCGCTTACCAATGCCTGGCTCAGGCAAGCGATCGGGGCGAATACCGCAAACTCGGGCCGGTGCTGCCGCTGCCGGAGGGCTACAGCGGCCACGTACGCGACCCGAAAGTGTGGCGTCATCAGGATGCCTGGTACATGGTT CTCGGCGCGCGTGACTTGCAGGATCGCGGCAAGGTGTTGCTGCTGCGTTCCAGCGATCTGCGCGACTGGCAAGCGCTGGGAGAGATCGCCGGTTCCGGCCTGAAC CCTGGGCGAATTCGCTACATGTGGGAATGCCCGGATCTGTTCTCGCTGGACGGCGGCGACGTGTTGATCTGCTGCCCGCAGG TGGCGCCGCAGCCGGAACGCTACCTCAACCGTTATCAGGCCGGTTATCTGCTCGGCAAGCTGGATTATCGGCAGGCAGCCTTCAGCCCACGCGAATTTCACGAGCTGGACGCCGGCTTCGAGTTCTACGCGCCCCAGACAACGCTGGCGGAAGATGGCCGCCGCCTGCTGTTCGCCTGGATGGGCGTGCCCGAGCAAGATGAAGAAGCCCATCCGACAGCGCCGTTATGGCTGGATCCATACCATGACCTGCCCACGCGAGCTGTCGCTGCGGCATGGCCGCCTCCACCAGCGCCCG GGCGCGTTCAGCGCCGCCTTTGGCGACGCGATGACGCTGAACTGGGACGGCGAGCGGCTGCAGCTGACGCGCGCTTCCCTGGCCGACGGCCGGCCGGAGCACCGTTACTGGCGCAGCCGGTCACGCATCTGCAGCTGCTGTTCGATCGTTCCAGCGTGGAGATCTTCATCAACCACGGCGAGGCGGTGATGAGCGCGCGCTACTTCCGGCAGGTGAACCGCAACTGCGGCTGA
- the LOC120349753 gene encoding PTS system sucrose-specific EIIBC component-like encodes MDITATANALLPLLGGKENIASAAHCATRLRLVLVDDSKVDKEAIGKLDGVKAASARRSDPVIFGTGWSTRCMRNSSRRRASANPAGRSRRYRGEKAQPAAAHRPPAVEHLRADHPAIVASGLLMGLLGMVKTYGWADANSALFIMLDMFSSAAFIILPILIGFTAAREFGGNPYLGATLGGILTHPALTNAWGVAGGSTP; translated from the coding sequence ATGGACATTACCGCAACCGCCAACGCGCTGTTGCCACTGCTCGGCGGTAAAGAGAATATCGCCAGCGCCGCCCACTGCGCCACGCGTCTGCGCCTGGTACTGGTGGACGACAGCAAAGTGGATAAAGAGGCCATCGGCAAACTGGACGGTGTCAAAGCTGCTTCAGCACGCCGGTCAGATCCAGTGATCTTCGGCACCGGGTGGTCAACAAGGTGCATGCGGAATTCATCAAGGCGGCGGGCGTCAGCGAATCCAGCAGGCCGAAGCCGCCGATATCGCGGCGAAAAAGCTCAACCCGCTGCAGCGCATCGCCCGCCTGCTGTCGAACATCTTCGTGCCGATCATCCGGCGATCGTCGCGTCCGGCCTGTTGATGGGGCTGCTCGGCATGGTGAAAACCTATGGCTGGGCCGATGCCAACAGCGCGCTGTTCATCATGCTGGATATGTTCAGCTCGGCGGCGTTCATTATCCTGCCAATTCTGATCGGCTTCACCGCCGCACGCGAATTCGGCGGCAACCCCTACCTGGGCGCCACGCTCGGCGGCATTCTGACGCATCCGGCGCTGACCAACGCCTGGGGCGTCGCCGGAGGGTCCACACCATGA